One Xyrauchen texanus isolate HMW12.3.18 chromosome 34, RBS_HiC_50CHRs, whole genome shotgun sequence genomic window carries:
- the npas4b gene encoding neuronal PAS domain-containing protein 4B: MYRSTKGASKARRDQINAEIRTLKDLLPISDADKARLSYLHIMSLACIYIRKSVFFSQAARHDVGALSLPELSELVHTLPGYLLVLTSEGKLLYLSDNVAEHLGHSMVDLVAQNDSVYDIIDPADHFIMRGNLVPVTTTDTDRLFRCRFSTSKFVRRQGSGNKLTLVRARCLPPPFHASSYWTSNPVWVCFCYPLESHVPHLSSTSNPLPTPPAEQSFLLACFQSQHSRDMRIHAAQDSISMYLGYGIETLRSRSWYSLIHPRDLSHASAQHCALLHEGGERQVEMVVQVEAADHSWVWLYIVLHLETGEYPINSHNYVISESEAWSVRQQLYSEQNQLALLYQEASQCSDPLSSPDQVFTPSSSGLSSQSFDFSFTTSGRSSSEELTSASGPSSMALGTDPLHGFSQDGESHLQLHGSHQMWLAETREQSNRSYMPVSSEHLTNMNNIPSISSVPQTQAVPPPLPPFKSPKRQSSEEYICTPPYTPRLGGGSFMFGDEPFKSDHSKEGIGAAGQMRPSMTSANHSAPMSAGVGSTVPVQHCRKRLYETLPPTPDSPGSDECIIMALPEIRGPLYVDVPHFPFHGPLEGLLTPEASPTKQPCLSFFPQVKDIERERMEISLLAQYISTLAEGFCHDHPQDKSAPPNHKFTHNPTVCFEGPNCSLSHIDVSMFEEKAVDGVPLPNLSSTSPVPPSTYSPSSSLSYTQCSPPTLIGCSSPVHTQDEVSLIGVHHLCSVQSTYCNCMAEGGLQEAERTDEGKAFTESVMDMEMMSPVMSFTVQASPRSASAPGLPALTPALPCAQSLLEELVTMEPVFGAAAPMSPAMRQQAELYQLPHQDGHQIFYQDETSDHMF; the protein is encoded by the exons ATGTACCGGTCCACCAAAGGAGCGTCGAAGGCTCGGAGAGATCAAATCAACGCAGAAATTCGCACATTGAAGGATCTTCTCCCCATCTCCGATGCTGACAAAGCTCGGCTCTCGTATCTTCACATCATGTCCCTTGCCTGCATTTACATAAGAAAGTCCGTCTTTTTCTCTCAAG CGGCACGTCATGATGTGGGCGCCCTGTCTTTGCCGGAACTCTCGGAGCTCGTGCACACGTTACCGGGATATCTGCTCGTGCTGACGAGTGAAGGAAAACTCCTGTATCTTTCGGACAACGTCGCAGAGCACCTCGGCCATTCCATG GTGGATCTGGTCGCTCAGAATGATAGCGTGTATGACATTATAGACCCAGCCGACCACTTTATAATGAGAGGCAACCTTGTGCCAGTCACCACAACTGATACAG ACCGCCTCTTTCGTTGCCGATTCAGCACTTCAAAGTTTGTGAGGAGGCAGGGATCAGGGAACAAACTGACGCTGGTACGAGCGCGCTGCCTGCCACCTCCCTTCCACGCTTCCTCCTACTGGACCTCCAACCCAGTGTGGGTGTGTTTTTGCTACCCCCTGGAGTCCCATGTTCCACATCTTTCTTCAACCAGTAACCCTCTTCCCACCCCACCTGCTGAGCAGTCATTCCTCCTGGCCTGTTTCCAGTCACAGCACAGCCGAGACATGAGAATCCATGCTGCTCAGGACAG TATAAGCATGTACCTTGGTTATGGCATAGAGACTCTGCGCTCCCGCTCGTGGTACAGTCTGATTCATCCTCGCGATCTCTCCCATGCATCTGCACAGCACTGCGCCTTAT TGCATGAGGGTGGTGAGAGGCAGGTGGAGATGGTGGTCCAGGTAGAGGCAGCTGACCACTCATGGGTCTGGCTTTACATCGTTCTTCATCTGGAGACTGGAGAATATCCCATCAACAGCCACAACTATGTCATTAG TGAGTCTGAAGCTTGGTCGGTGCGTCAGCAGTTGTACTCAGAGCAGAACCAGCTGGCTCTCCTGTACCAGGAGGCATCCCAGTGCTCTGACCCTCTGTCCAGCCCAGACCAGGTCTTCACGCCCAGCAGTAGTGGCCTGTCCTCCCAGTCCTTCGACTTCAGCTTCACCACGTCTGGCCGGAGCTCTTCTGAGGAGCTCACTAGTGCCTCTGGGCCATCCAGCATGGCACTTGGCACTGACCCCCTTCATGGATTTTCTCAGGATGGAGAGAGCCACCTGCAACTGCACGGCAGTCACCAGATGTGGCTTGCAGAAACCAGAGAGCAGTCAAATAGATCATACATGCCTGTTTCTTCTGAACATCTGACCAACATGAACAATATCCCATCTATTTCTTCAGTTCCCCAAACCCAAGCAGTGCCTCCACCCCTTCCTCCATTCAAATCTCCTAAGCGCCAGAGCTCAGAGGAGTATATCTGTACACCACCCTACACGCCTAGACTAGGAGGGGGAAGTTTCATGTTTGGTGACGAGCCCTTTAAATCAGACCATAGCAAAGAAGGTATTGGCGCTGCAGGTCAAATGAGGCCATCTATGACCTCAGCAAATCACTCAGCGCCCATGTCTGCTGGTGTTGGGTCAACAGTGCCAGTTCAACACTGCCGCAAACGTCTTTATGAGACATTGCCTCCTACTCCCGATAGCCCAGGGAGTGATGAATGTATTATCATGGCATTGCCAGAGATCAGGGGACCTCTATATGTAGATGTCCCTCATTTCCCATTTCATGGTCCTCTGGAAGGCCTTTTAACCCCAGAGGCCTCACCCACTAAACAACCCTGTTTGAGTTTCTTCCCTCAGGTAAAagacattgagagagagagaatggagatCTCTCTCCTGGCTCAGTATATAAGCACTTTAGCTGAAGGTTTCTGTCACGACCACCCACAAGACAAATCAGCTCCCCCTAATCACAAATTCACACACAATCCCACTGTATGTTTTGAGGGGCCAAACTGCTCTTTGTCTCACATTGATGTCTCTATGTTTGAGGAGAAGGCAGTAGATGGTGTCCCTCTTCCAAATCTGTCATCCACCTCCCCCGTACCTCCCTCAACTTACTCACCTTCATCCTCACTCTCCTACACTCAGTGTTCCCCTCCTACCCTAATAGGCTGCAGCTCTCCTGTCCACACACAGGATGAGGTCAGTCTGATTGGTGTACACCACCTCTGTAGCGTCCAATCGACGTACTGTAATTGCATGGCAGAGGGTGGGCTGCAGGAAGCAGAGCGAACAGATGAGGGAAAGGCTTTCACAGAGAGTGTGATGGACATGGAGATGATGtctccagtgatgtccttcactGTCCAAGCCTCCCCAAGATCCGCCTCAGCTCCAGGCCTTCCTGCCCTCACCCCTGCTCTGCCTTGTGCCCAGTCCCTCCTAGAGGAACTGGTCACCATGGAACCTGTGTTTGGGGCTGCTGCCCCAATGTCTCCTGCCATGAGGCAACAAGCTGAGTTGTATCAACTCCCTCATCAAGATGGACATCAGATCTTCTACCAAG ATGAAACCAGTGATCACATGTTTTAA
- the mrps12 gene encoding 28S ribosomal protein S12, mitochondrial-like, with protein MAFLGSMRPMLSSVLQASNLLAFWSGPVFTRTMATLNQMHRKGKPSPPPPKISATFGRPQLKAVILKTMIRKPKKPNSANRKCARVRLSNGKEAVVFIPGEGHNLQEHNVVLVQGGRTQDLPGVKLTVVRGKYDCAHVVKKKQ; from the exons ATGGCTTTTCTGGGAAGTATGAGACCAATGCTCTCGTCGGTTCTGCAGG CATCTAATTTATTAGCCTTCTGGTCTGGACCTGTATTCACTAGGACTATGGCCACACTCAATCAGATGCACCGTAAAGGTAAACCTTCCCCACCACCTCCAAAGATCAGTGCCACTTTTGGGCGGCCACAACTCAAAGCTGTAATTCTGAAGACCATGATAAGGAAACCCAAGAAGCCAAACTCTGCAAACCGCAAATGTGCACGTGTACGTCTCTCCAATGGAAAAGAAGCTGTTGTGTTCATCCCAGGGGAAGGACACAACCTCCAGGAGCACAATGTGGTGCTAGTGCAAGGTGGAAGGACACAGGACTTACCAGGAGTCAAGCTTACTGTAGTCAGGGgcaaatatgattgtgcacatgTTGTAAAGAAGAAACAGTAA